TATGCAATATAACTAATTTAGATACTGTTCTTTCTATCAAAGATGGGCATTCTGATAATAATTTTGTAGTGTTTAATTGTTTACACTGATGAAAACGACGACAGGCTTATCAATTTTTGCATACCTTAAACTTCTTATGGTTCGGTCGGTGCTCATCAGCCTATAAGAGCTCAAGTATGATGGGCATGTCACGATCGTCGTATCTGAACCGTTCGGATCATGGGTTATTACATATTTAGGTGGAAGATCCAAAGTTTAACAAACTCGAAGAGAAACATGGAATCTGCCACCTAAGTTTGCCTTAGTTGCTACCACAAGCTTAATGAAAAGGGGGCTGCACCTCTGCAGGTTATTGCAAAGCTACCAGACGAACTGCATGGCAGATAATTCAGAAGTTCAGCAATTTATCTAACATCCAATTTTTCTTTACCATTTTTGCGATATACAGAGCATTAGAACAGAACATTGAAAGTGTTTGTGACATAACACTGTATGCTAATCTACATTGCGAAATGTACAACAAATGTTTACACATTACCTATAACGAGGTTGCATACAATGCCGGTCCAATTAGGATGCTGCAACAATGCAGTGAGGCAGGAAATCTATTACATATTCCCGCTTTGCTCTCTTCCATAGCAATCTCATGCTGTCCTTATTGGCGTATCTCAATAACCACTTCTACTGATCCTTGTGTGTCTGAACTATTCTGTTGACCTCTGTGAGAATGATGAACAGGGGGGAGCCAGTCAGGTGCTGGATTAACAGAGTTCTCAGTGCGGGGGCGCACTTGAGGGTTGCTACATGAAGGTGCTATGGCAGCTTTGCCGCTAGGCAACTCTTTCAACGAGACCCGGCATATTGGGCAAGTAGTCTGCTTCTGCAACCATAAGTCTAAGCAGGTACGGTGAAAGTTATGTTGACATGTCGGAATGATTCTTAAAAGCTCTTTCTCAGTGTATTCACCTAGACATATGGAGCACCTGTCAACGCAAAACAACCGATCAAACAAGGGCATAGTTGAACAACACCCAAGGTTTAAGTTGAATAAAGAGAAGAAACTGTTAAGAAAGAACTCATGCCTTGTGAGCTTCTAAATATTGGGCTGAGTTTGAGCTTGGTTGAGTCTGTGCAAACAAGTTTGGAGGGCAATAGACTTGCTTGTGAAGAACTTCTTAGGCCCCGCTTGGAATGGGTGTAAATTTATACACCTGTATTTATTTTACAGGTGTAAATTACTGGTCAACACTTAGTTTTTTTCCTAGAACGAAAATGACAGGACGAGGTGTGTATTCTAAACAGGAGAGAAACAGAGCAGAAAAGCGAATCCAAACAGGGCCTTAACAGTTCAACAATTTCATTGCTCCCCAGAGGTTCCTGCACGCCCATTTACAGAAAGTGCATGATGCACTGTTCCAAAACTTAGGTTTGGAAAACTGTTGTAATCTAAAACCTCAGTATTCCAATGCCTCACAATGAACACTTCAGTTTCAAAAACTGCAGTTTTTCTCAATTTATGTGTGAAATAAGCCATGTTTCATTGGTTAGGATTGACGTGGTGCAGCCTGCCAGCCGGGTTCAATCcttttggatcaagagttcgtgtgTCATACCTTCACAGCAATACTGGTTCAATGGTAAACACTGGACGTGTGTGTGCATAGGGTATGGTGGTTTGAGTGGGGCGGGTGTGTTAGTGCTGGTACTTGTAATTCAAGTAAAAATTAACCATGTGTGTAGTGTAGTACACAATAAAGTTATGTAGACTTGCAACATTTCAATATCAAATTCATTTCTGGTATCGAGAACCAAAAACGATAAGAGAGACACTTCACTTGCACTGATTAATACAGTGTGTGGTTCACTACTATTTTTCGTACTGCACAGTATGGACAATTTTGACATTAAAAGTCTGCAGGTTTACACAAAGACAAAGTTATGTGGATCACACATGATTGGTACTTTTTTAAGAAGACATTATTTATTTTGCAAACAGAAGGCATGGGAACCCCTGACAGGAAAACACATTCCTTCCTAGAAGGACTGAGCAAAAACAAACTGGCATTATGAACTTGCTCTAGCTAACAGCAAGATTTCAAATAATTTTGTACATTTGTTACTCGGCTATGGAAGTATTCTTTCAACATAAAACGTGTCCTTCATAGCAGATCTTTGACCTGCATCCCCAGAAATGCATACACATTTACAGATACTTTCTCATGCTTTGGTCAATGAAATTACCAGGTAAGCTTCAAAATActcggggaggggagggggggggggggggtataagaACTGGTATATTAAATTGATAACCATGGGAGTAGGGACTATATgacaacaaagaaaagaaaagactcTTGTGACTTTCTAAGAGTTTCAGCATATGCATATCAGCAGTAATGTGGTTTCAATAACTCGCACATAACTGTTTAGAAACTATTCTGGATACCAGTATTTACAATGAGGTGATACTGCAACAGGGTCTACCAATTTCCATGTGACTAGCTACTTGGCCCACTGTTTGGATATTCCCATGAATTCCAGTGGCCAGACATTTCAGAGGCGGATGAAATTATATATACTAGAGCAGAAAACAGTAAAGTTAGGTAATTATCGGTTAATACAGATAGTTGCACTTACTGGGCATCATCCTTCGAATATAAAGCCTCAGAGTACTTCATAATAGGAATTGCAGCAATAACCAAAGGTTCCAACCCACAATTAGCATCCTCTACCTGAAAAAGTATGGCACTAACTTAAGTATGAAAGATAGTGATATGACAGCTGCATTGACTACATCGCCTTGATTGTTCAAACTTGCATGTGAATTAAAAAAGTATTTGTTGAGCATACACTAACAAGTAACAATTTTAGATGTAACAGTAAAGAAAAAAAAAGGTAGTCAACTATGTGTACATAACTATAAacataacagctatcactacattaACTTTCAAAAGGAGACACCTTGTACAACTGGGAACAGCAACTTCATAAGAAATGTTAGTTCACTTGACATTTGCGAAAATAAAAGTCTATACCAAGGAAAAGAGAATACTCCATGTGCACTCAGTTGTCAAGTTTACTAGAGACGATACCCCGCGCATTGCTGCGGGAATTGGATGCAGCTATTTCTATGAGAATTGGCAGTATAAAACTTTAGTATTTGGATTGACGGTATGAGAATCGAAACTAAAGCACATATAATTTATTATGTTTGATTATTATATAattgtaaaatatttattgaatatgagTAGCATGCAAGCTGCGTGTTAAGGTGGGTCTTTTCCCATGGATAGTGTCAGGGTGAGttggcatagttgcatgttgagagaattaaaTTCAGTGGGGCATGCATGGTGGCATGGTGAGTTGGCATAGTTGCACGTTAAGATAATTGAGTTAGTGGGGAACTATTTAGGTATATATGATTCAAAAAGGGAGATGCCCAAAATTTTAACCCAAGAGAAACGAGGCTGAACTGACGGGTATCATCAAAGAACATTGTTGAATTTGTATCCAAGCTAGCAAATTATCCAATAGATGATAGCAAGACATCATACAAAATCTGGGATTTATGTAGTTCCTTTAGTGCTCCCACCTTTTGCTGCTTCAGTTTCTAGCTTATTATTTCCTTGTGGGGCTATAAAACACATTGGTTTTAGACTGTGAATTAGAATGTGATATCTTCTTCCTTCTTTAAATGTGCAAGGAATAAGGATCGTGTAACTGTTATTTATATTTGGACCAGGGAATATTGTTAAGTTGCAGGCTTCTAGTCACACATACACAGACTAACTTGAAGCAGAAACAAAGATACTACAAGCTACGTATTGAGCAACTATTATTGAGGTAAAATGTAACCTGATGAATCTAACTAGAACTCATCGCCTAGTCATTCAAACCTATTTCCTTCCTTAAATGTGTAGGGACTAAGGATCATTTAACTGTTATTTGAATTTGGACCAAGGAATATTGCTACGTTGCAGGCTTGTAGTTATACACAGACTAATTGAAAGCAGATACAGAGATACTGTAAGGTACACGATCGACAGACAATTATTGGGGAAAGTGTAACCCTGAGAATCTAACTAGAGCTCATCGCCTGTCAATAAAACAGAGGCACACAAATACCAGTCTAAAATGGGAGAAGACCAAAGTTAGCGAAATACATATAAGCTAAAGCTTTTGAATCTCTATTTTCTAATATCTATTAAAGTGGACGATTATCAAATATACTAATATTTTAGACTTGGTATGAGTGCAATAGCCAAAAAGTACAAATTTAGTAAAAGCACTAATTAGCAGTTTTTTTTTTTGGCTTGAACAGCAAACGCACTCCCATGTGCCCATGAACACAGATATAAAATAGTACTCCTAGAATCTTCCTATTTCCATCAGTAATAACTATATAAAAACAAAACATATACACTTCAGTAATAGCCAAAAATAAAAGGCGCTTCTCATGTGGCCACGAACAAAGAAATTGAGTATCGAATATTTCCATTTTCAGTAATTATAAAAACAAAACATAGACACTTCAGTTATGTACGCGCTGTGGCACTAGCAAATGCGTAGTTATGTGTTCCCCTTTTGTAAACGGCGTGGAGTTCACAGCAGCAGAATATCGGTGTGGAGGCAGAGGAGCCATAGTAGTAGAGGGTATGACACGCACCGGGCGTTCGAGATCTGCCGGGAAGTCAACGTCAAAGTCCACCGGCGTCGGGGCGCCGTCGTCCACGCCCCGGGCGCGGCAGCAGATGAACCGCGCGCAGACGAACGCGACGAAGACGGCGGTCATGCCGAAACCGAGCGCCGCGCTGAGGAGATTCAGCCCCGACCCGAAGATCATCGTTGCCCCCTCgcggcctcgcctcgcctcgcgccCGCGCCACCAGGTCTCCCGCGCCCACGAGGACGAGGGCAATCCCTACCGCTCGAACAGGCGGCCGCCGCTGCGGCGAATCGCGAGAGCGGCGAGGTTGGGGCAGGGGGTGCCCATTGGTCGGCGGGTCCAGCCCGCGGAGGCCGGAGGGTGGGTGGTGATCACGGTTTGTGATTGGCGTGGTCGCTTGACGGCGACGGGTCGCGAACGACGGACCGGGCTACGGTGCAACTGCAGCGGAAGGTGGGCGGAGCGGAGCGGTGGCCTGCGGAGGCTGGAAGAGCTGGTTGGTGGGAACTGGGAAGGTCGGGTGGGGAACTGCGAGGTGGCGGAATGCCGCAGCTGCTTTTGCTGTATCTTCGTTCTGCCGGAAGGACGTGGGACCTGCGCCCGAGCATCAAGCTGACGCTGAGCATGATCGATGATGATTGCGTACATGTCGACATTTGAAAAAAATCAAGAAAAACTTCCCGTGTACATGGACACTAAAGTTATATTTATTTACGGAGGAAGTATCATGGTAGTGAAAAGAACACAAGATGTAGTAAATATTACATTCATGTTTGTAGACCACATAGCGACGACTACAAttactggagcgagccgaagacgCGTCACCGTCATCGCCTCTCCCTCACCAGAGCCGGACAAACCTTATTGTAATAGATAGTCGGGAAATCGTCGTGCTAAGTCTCCAAAGGACCAACGCACCATAGTAACAATCTCCGCTGATGAAGAGAAGCGCAAATCGAAAGGATCCAACATGTAGATACATGAACGTAGACAGACGAAAACCGGATCCACATAGATTTACCGAAGACAGGCACCAACTAAATCCCGCAAGATACGTCAgagacacctccacacgccctccaatGACGCGAGACGCACTGCCAATACGGGGGGCTAGTGGGGAGAACTTTATTCTATCTTCAGGGAGTCGACGCCGCTACCTCGCTTTTTTGAGCAAGACACAAAATGTAAACAGACTAAAAACACCTAAGAGCGAAGCATGAACCCTCCCGCCAGCAAGGGTCGGGATCCACTACGCCTCCATGGTCCTAAGGCCATAAGAGACGAGGCAAATCAGCGGCAACAGCGACAGGAGGCAGCAGTGGCGGAGCCACCTCCCGGCTACCCGGGGCAGCTGCCCGGGCTCAGCCATGCATTCTCATTTGATTTATAGAAGTAAATGGAGAGCTAATCACCATTTTATAGGGGCAAACATATGATATACAGCAGCTCCGTGTACTTTGCCCCGGCTCTCCGGCCGAGCTGGCTCCGCCATTGGGAGGCAGGGAAACCCTAAATGCttgggaaccttcctttctttctCGCGAAGAAAGAAAATGCCTTCGACATTTCTAATTCACTAGCTAAATACTCGTGTGTTGCTAGTGATGAAATAATATCTAAAAAGTGATGGCGTGTGAGTGATTGTCCTCGGCTATGTAGCGTCGTCTGTGCTATGATGACATTGATGGCTGCGAACTTCTGCCAGAGAAGGTGGCAAGATGAGAGGTGAGTTTGGGTTTTAGATCATGATCCTCAACCGCTGTTGTCTTCCGGCCCAACCATCTAGGTCTATGAGCTCTTTCACAGACAACGGATAGAAACGCTAGTGTGCTATATCACTTGGTCATCAATGGATAATAAGTGCAGTCGCATGACCTAGCACAGCTACTGGTGCAGGCAGCATGAGACATGGCGTGGCCCGTGTGAGACTTTCGACAACTAATTGTAGTGAGTCTACACACTATGTGTGCACTATATTATGTCGTATTTCTCGTTCTCACCATATAAAATTGATTTTGGGCTCGGACCACTACGTTGAAGTCATCGACGAGATTGCAAAGACCAACAATCGCCGTGTGCAAAACGTCCGCTTTTCGTATGGACTCCTTTTAATGGTATATATTCTTGCGGACGAGAATTTGGAGCTCTTGGGTGCCCATGAACCCTATATGAATATTAAATTTAAAAGATACtaggaaaattaaaaaaaggaTTTTTTTTATCAAACCTAGTTGACCATTCTACTCCTTTTTAGAAAAGAGGCTAGCGTCCGGTATTAAATTAATGAAGCCCTTACACCAACAGAACAACACAAAGAAAAAAGAGATCTGGCAAGATACATAAATGCTCAGGAGCAGCGACATAGCTCAAAAGTAAGAAAGTGAGACACCGGAGCCCTCGGGCATGCGCAAAGGACCAATGCTGCGAATAGAGCCAGCTCGAGAAGGAGATCAGTCGACAGGGGAGCTATGCCAATGCCATCGCCTGGGCGCCCGACAGACCAGCGCCATCCTGTTCCATCGCCAGAAGGAACCCCCAGTTCCTCGCCCCGGCTCAAGAGGCGCCGCACCGTCGGACGATGGAATGCTCACCACCCTAGAACGCGGATGGAAGCTAGGGCCAGGACACCAAAGGGAGGTCTTCGGGCACAACCACAGCGTCGAACCTAGCTCCGCATGAGAGCACCACCGTCGAGGCAAGGGCTCGACACATGACGAGAAGAAGCTGCCATACACAAACACTCATCCCAACAACCAGCAGCATAGGACCTTGTTCACGAGACGGAGCCTGCAAGGAGGACACGACCCCaacgcgccgccaccgcccgctctGTAATCTAGACCAATGGTTTTCACCCAGAGCCCATGGTGAATGGGGTCACCCACGATGACACCTCCAAGGAGGGAAACGGCACACACGGCAGTGTCGCTATCACTGGCACCAACATAGTCAGGCAAAGCTTTCGCTCGGGACTCGACCCCCACCAATCAGATCCAACAGCCATGGCCGACCAAGGAAGGTTGCATGCACACGACGCCTGAAACAAGCCGGATGGCAGCAAAGACCACACCCGCATGACGGACGCCCCCGAATGAGTCACCTCGCCGTCCGCACGGCCAAGGCAACACACGAGCACCTGTGCCGCAACACCCGCCGGAAAGGTGCCGCCGCGCCCACCGTCCGGAGCCGCCGATCCGGCATCCGAGGGATCCAACCTCACCCACCACACCCATGGTGATGGACCGCAAGCACGCAACCGGCCACCCCCGCTGCCGCGCCGGTGCAACTCCGCCACCCACTGCACCCAAAGCCGGCAACTTTCCCCACACAtagacgaaccctagatctgggctGTCGGACATCCCGGGAGAAGCAGCCATCAGGGTCGCCGACCAGAGGAGGGCCATGTCCACGGGAGCCCACAGATCGAAGGGAGCACGCCGGAGCTGGCGGATCCGGCGCCCGGCAGCGGCTGGGACCCCTCCCATGACCGTCAGCCATATGCCCGAAGCAGCTCCGCCAAGATCCAGCGGCCGCAGCACACGCCACCCCCGCGCCTGCCGAGGGCCGCCACGCCGCCACCACACAAGGTCACGACCGGCCAGGGCAAGCGAAGGGCGCAGGGGCGGATCTGGTCGCCTGTCGGGGAAGAGGGAGCCCGAGAGAAGGGCAGGGGAGgagagaaggaggtggaggaagccccccccccccccccccgggcgaccGGAGGCCGCCGCCGATGGCGGCGAGGGAGAGGAGCGCGGGGGCGCGGCTGTTCGGCGAGCGTCGGTGGTCACCGTTTCATGAAAAAATGACATATGTGGTATTCTCAATAGAAAAAAAAAGTCAAACATTTTGATTATGTATAGAAATTGTTTGAATGAATCGTAGGTCGGACTGTATTTTCTTCGCTAAAGATATCATAGATGCCATTTTTTCACGAAACTTCGCACGTAAATCGAATGATCGACCAAATTCGATACCCTCAAATTcccaaacaaaaaaagaatccTGGTACTTTTTTATTATTTAATATTCATATAGATTTCACGGACACCCAGGAGTTCCTATGTATTTTTCAAATTCTTGCTCCTTGAGGTGGACAATATACCTTTTTCGGTTTTAGGACGCTCTGCCATATGCGGCTTATCGGGAGTACAGCCAGGCACGTCGCTCACATGAGCCATTGTCCCTGCCCACCACGAGTAGTCAAAGTAGAGTGAAATTTACCACAAATAATATAGATCGCCTGTAACGAGCGATGTCGAGGGGAGCAACTAGTTGGTGAGCGCTTTTTCGGGAACCTCCCAATAATTACTTGAGGGAGGGCTGAGAGCGCGCCGCCGGCACGTGTCGCGTCTGTGCGCTTCTttcgaattttttttatttttccgcacgtgtTTTTGGCTTTTTGAACGGGTTTTTTTGACCTTTTGGTGTTttaccggtctttcttagcttttagatataaaaaattgaaaaaaaattgcgtGATAAACACATTCTTTTTCCGAGAGAGGCACTGTGAGAGTGCTAGCCTCTCGAAAATgggaaaaacgtgttttctgtttttttcttctttcgccataggcacagttttgcttccgcgagaggcacaattgtgctttcgcgagaggcacagttttaCTTCCGCgggaggcacagttgtgctttcgcgagaggcatggctgtgcctctcggaaacaaaaaaaacgtgttttctgtttttatttccttccgcgagaggcacggccgtgcctctccgaAACGAAAAACGTgttctctattttttttcttccgcgagaggcacgtctttgcttccgcgagaggcacggttccACTTTTGCGAGAGGCACTGCATGCCTCTCGGAAAAAAAACgcttttctattttttcctttcacgagaagCATAGTTTTGCttacgcgagaggcacggttgtgctttcgtgagaggcacggccgtgcctttttcagaaaggaaaaaaacatgctcccggTTCAGATTTTCGTCCACTTTTATTGACCGTTTTTTCGTGAAAAACAAATTTGTCAAAACCTATCgacatgggatctaattttgaagatatcgacgcgaggaatccaatagtgaaaacggttcaagatttggacgcacagtttaagagataaaacgttttaaaTAAATGGGTGTACAAAAaaagaaaactcccaggttgcgacaagtacTGCACCACTTGTCGCAACGTGAGGAGGCGAGAGTGATCTTTGaaaggagtactcctcaattagtaaTTTTGGATGTCGAGCGATCGCCTACACGCAACCTAAACCTGTTCATGGATAGCCCGGTCCGGAGGCCCAAAGCCGAAGCCCAACATTCAGGCCAGGCTTGCGCTCCACTTTCTCTCCCGAAGCCTGGCCCAAAAGCCCAAGTAAAGCCTGAAATGTCCCTATAAATACTTTTATTTGAAATATAGGTACAATAAATGGATATAAtatccaaaatataattaatttaattaaaaatgCCATTGTTCATGTGCTTTGGGCCGGCCCGGGCAGGACTCGGGCTTGGGATTTTTTCTTTGGGCTTTGCCAAGCCCATCCTGTACCCAACACGGCCCGTCGAATAATCAGGTTTAAGGCAACCCAACGCGGGTTGCGGCCGAGTAAACACAACCACCGGATGTTTTTTGCTTGCTTAACTTGTAGAGGCTGGTGGGAACTTCTGCAATCTTTCATCCAGTTTTGGCAAGGTTCCATTaggttttttctattt
This region of Triticum aestivum cultivar Chinese Spring chromosome 2D, IWGSC CS RefSeq v2.1, whole genome shotgun sequence genomic DNA includes:
- the LOC123054131 gene encoding putative RING-H2 finger protein ATL69 — protein: MIFGSGLNLLSAALGFGMTAVFVAFVCARFICCRARGVDDGAPTPVDFDVDFPADLERPVEDANCGLEPLVIAAIPIMKYSEALYSKDDAQCSICLGEYTEKELLRIIPTCQHNFHRTCLDLWLQKQTTCPICRVSLKELPSGKAAIAPSCSNPQVRPRTENSVNPAPDWLPPVHHSHRGQQNSSDTQGSVEVVIEIRQ